The following is a genomic window from Engystomops pustulosus chromosome 11, aEngPut4.maternal, whole genome shotgun sequence.
GTCTGTGTCTGAATCTGACGACAAGTCAGGCCTCACGCACTCCCCTAAAAACACAGGCAAACGGTCATCACCAACATCTAAATCTGGCGACATAGATCTGGTGGCACATAACATCTCTTTCACTTGCTCCTCCAGCACTGTAAAGTTTTCATTACATGGGGATATAATATGTAATGACTCGTGTTCCCGGCTCGGGCCGTCACTGGTTTTTGTCCGTTTTATGCTTCCATTCTCCGAGTCATCAAAGTTGTACGGTCTTTTTTTTGTTTCAGCTTTGCTCTTGCCAATGGCTAAACTAGTATAAAGTTCACCGTGCGTTCTGGACATTAAACCTTTGTGTTCTACAGCGTCAGGTTCATGCTGGGTGATGGATGTTAAATCCTCATTGTGCATTTCATTCACCAGATCGGAGCACGCACGTTCCAGACTGTCCAGGCTTATGCAGGACATAGAATGGTTTGCGTTGACTTTGGGAGTTTCGGACTCGTCTTGGAGGAGTTCATCTTTGTGCTTCAGATTGTGCCAATAACAATAACTTGGCTCGTAACATTTTTCGGACGCTTGAGTTGTGTCCATGCCGTACTTTGCCAAACAAGGTTTTTTTGAATGAACTGTATTTTGCTTTTCAGTTATATCTGGGAATGAAGGATCcgtatttttgttattatttggAGCTCTGAATTTCAATAATTCGGGACTATCTGAAGTGGTTTCCTCCCTTTTTATGTCGCCGCTTTTCCCGTTTAGCAAATCTATTTCTGGTTTTCCGTCACATCCCGATTGTTGGCTTTGTCTCGGCTTTGCTTCACCGTTACTTTTGTTTTGCTCATGAAATGTTATTGTAGATCCTTTATGCAAGTTATCTTGTGTTTCTTGGCCTTTCGGATTATTCTCCACCAATGCCTCATTGCTCTCAGTTCTCGGCTCAGTCTCTTGCGATTGTCCAATGTCCTCAGGCAATGTCTTGGTGCTTTCTATGCTGTACAGCAAGTCATCAGCATGTACGGGTTGCCCTACTAGACCCTGGCTATTGTTGGGTACATAATCCGACGAGCCCTTTAGTTTACATTCTATCAAATCACTTTGCAAGTTCTGCTTATCATCTGGCACAAGATCCCGATTAACTAGATCATTCTCTAGTAAGACCCGGCTGCTTTCTGCAGATTGAATCTTGTGGTCACCAAGTGGGACTTCCTCCGGAGGGCTCTCGTTACAGTGTGTATACTGTAGCACGTCATGGCTGCTTGGCACACACTCAATGTAACTATGACTGTTCACCAAATCTCTCGGGGAGCTTCCCCCACTTAAGACATCAGAACTGTTTAAGACCATCTCTGATGCACAACACTTGCTCGTCTCCATCTTCATTGAGCTTTCGTTACTTTGCTCAATGTCTGAGACATTTGCACTACTTACATCGATGTCAGTATGTGTACGGGACTGTACAGCTCCTTGGATTTTAGACGGATTACACGTTGCAAATTGAGAAAGCGTTTTGGTATCAAGACATCTCCTGTTCAGTCTTTTCTCAGATTTAACCCTCACTAATCGACCCCTTTCCAATTGTAGCTGCTCCACTTCCGCTATTTGTAATTTCTGAGCTGCGCTGAGAACCCCGCCGACATCTCTTGGTGCAACGTCTAGTTCCGAGGTGTACATGTAGCGGACAAGAGGAAATAGGTGAAGACTGCTGATTCCAGAAAGCCGGAGAACACGTTTCTTAGATAATATTGTGGTTTCAGAAACTTGTGGTATTTTGGAAGGAGACAAAAGCAACTTGGACAAGTATGGGCTGCATGCTGCAACGACACAGGAGTGGACATCAATGCCCTCACCTAAAAAGGAAATTAATAGATAAGTACATTTCTCCACATTTAAAAACAGAATAGTCCAACGAGGAAGCTTGATACgaaaaatattattttcttgCACATATCCAACTTGAGGAGACATGGGTTAACATGTTTTGCCGCTTGGCGCCTCATAACCTGTACATATCACAACTGTGTTACCTGCTATCCATTGCACCTGTACGTCTCTCGGGAAGAACCAAGAGCCCTCCCACACTGATCACATGATCTCAGGTGAACCCACCACCCCCCACAT
Proteins encoded in this region:
- the BTBD18 gene encoding BTB/POZ domain-containing protein 18; this encodes MASLRFSYCNPRLLRSVFSQLQHQQRAGLFCDVTLQGDGEGIDVHSCVVAACSPYLSKLLLSPSKIPQVSETTILSKKRVLRLSGISSLHLFPLVRYMYTSELDVAPRDVGGVLSAAQKLQIAEVEQLQLERGRLVRVKSEKRLNRRCLDTKTLSQFATCNPSKIQGAVQSRTHTDIDVSSANVSDIEQSNESSMKMETSKCCASEMVLNSSDVLSGGSSPRDLVNSHSYIECVPSSHDVLQYTHCNESPPEEVPLGDHKIQSAESSRVLLENDLVNRDLVPDDKQNLQSDLIECKLKGSSDYVPNNSQGLVGQPVHADDLLYSIESTKTLPEDIGQSQETEPRTESNEALVENNPKGQETQDNLHKGSTITFHEQNKSNGEAKPRQSQQSGCDGKPEIDLLNGKSGDIKREETTSDSPELLKFRAPNNNKNTDPSFPDITEKQNTVHSKKPCLAKYGMDTTQASEKCYEPSYCYWHNLKHKDELLQDESETPKVNANHSMSCISLDSLERACSDLVNEMHNEDLTSITQHEPDAVEHKGLMSRTHGELYTSLAIGKSKAETKKRPYNFDDSENGSIKRTKTSDGPSREHESLHIISPCNENFTVLEEQVKEMLCATRSMSPDLDVGDDRLPVFLGECVRPDLSSDSDTDVDILS